The Limibacillus sp. genomic sequence CAAGGAGGGCGAGACCGCGCTGGACGTGACCGCCTATGCCGCTCATATGGCCGCCCTGCTCGGCGCCCACATCATCAAGGTCAAGCCGCCGACCGCGCACCTGGAGCAGGCGGAGGCCAAGAAGGCCTACGAGAAGGCCGGCATCGACGGCTCGACCCTCGCCAAACGGATCGCCCACGTCATGCAGTCCTCCTTCGACGGACGGCGCATCGTGGTCTTCTCCGGCGGCGCGGCCAAGGACACCGAGGGCCTGCTGAACGAGATCCGCGAGCTGCGTGACGGCGGGGCGAGCGGGTCGATCATCGGACGCAACACCTTCCAGCGTCCGCGCGAAGAGGCGTTGGCCCTGCTCGATTCGATCATCAAGATCTATCAGGGCAAGCTCTGATCGCCCGGCCCGGCGAAGGACGATCATGAGCAGCCGGCTTTACCTCGCCACCCCCCTGGCTCTTGCCAGGGGGAGCCTCCTTCTGGAGGACTTCCGGCCCCGCTACGAGGCGGCGCTGGCCGGCGGTGACGTGGCCGCCGTGCTGCTCCAGACCACCGGCCGTGAAGATTCGGACAATGTGCTGAGCGCCCTGATCGACTCCCTGATCCCCGCAGCCCAGGAGGCAGGGGCGGCCTTCCTGCTGGAGGGCTATCCCGAGCTGGTCGGCCGCACCGGCAGCGACGGCGCGCAGATTCCCGCCGGCAAGACTTCGCTGCGTCAAGCCCGCGACCTCATGCCGGAAGGCTCGATCCTGGGCGCCGCCTGCGGTCAGTCGCGCCATGAAGCCATGGTGGCGGGCGAACTGGGCTGCGATTACGTCGCCTTTGGCCGGGCCGGCGGCGAGCCGCATCCGGCAGATCCGGAACTGCTCGCCTGGTGGCAGGAGATGATGCTGATCCCCGCCGTCGCCCAGGGCGCTCAAAGCCTTTCCGAGGCCGAAGCCCTCGCCGAAGTTGGCGCCGACTTCATCCTTCTGGACGGCGCCATCTGGGACGACGTGGAAGGCCCGGCGGCCGCCGTCGCCTGGTTCGAGCGGCAGTTGGGAAGCTGACGAAGCCCCGTACCGGACCCGCCGCACCGCTTTGACGCTTGAACTGCGCCAAGCCTCTCCACTAATCTTTGCCGCTCTAAAAACAGAGGCGCTGCCGTTCAGGCGGTCCCGAATGACAAGAATACGCAAACTAGGGAGACGACACTCATGAAACGTTTCTTCGCCACGGCCCTGGCGGCCGTTTTCGTCGTGGTCGCCGCCGGAGCCGTCCAGGCCGCCGAGACGACCTTGCGCATCACCCTGCAGCTGCCGCTCAAGAGCCACCTCGGCCAGAACCTCCTGCTCTTCAAGGAAGAGGTCGAGAAGAACTCCGGTGGCGACATCGAAGTCCAGATCTACGATTCCGCGCAGCTCTATAAGGACAAGGAAGTGCCGCAAGCCGTCGGCTCGGGCGCGATCGAGATGGGCGTGGCCTCTCTCACCCGTTTCGTCGGCGACATCCCGGCCGTCGACATCTTCTACGTGCCCTTCCTCTTCAACACCGAAGAGAAGGTGCGCGCGGCCGTTGCGCCCGGTAGCCCGGTTCGCGGCCCGCTGGACGAGGCGATCCTGGAGACCGGCTCGCGCGTGCTCTGGTGGCAGGCCTACGGCGGCGCCATCATGCTGTCCAACGGCGGCGGCCTGATGACCCCGGCCGACATCAAGGACAAGAAGGTCCGCGTCTTCGGCAAGACCCTGGGCGAGTTCGTTGAAGCCGTGGGCGGCGTGCCGACGCTGATTTCCGGTTCCGAGCAGTACCTCGCCTATCAGCGCGGCACGGTCGACATCGGCATGACCGGCGTCTCCGGCGTCAAGTCCCGCTCGCTGAACGAGGTGATGGACACCATCACCCTCACCAACCACGCCGACATCGAGTTCATCGTGCTGGTGAACGAGGACTTCTGGCAGGCTCTCCCCGAGGGGCAGAGGGAAATCATCACCGCGGCCGCGCTCAAGGCCGAGATGGACGTGCGCGACCGCGTCACCGAGATCGAGGCCGATGCGATCGCGTACGCCAAGGAGAACGGCATGTCCGTGGTCGAACTGACGCCCGAGCAGGTCGAGGCCTGGAAGGCGGGTTCGCAGCCGGTGCTTGAGAACTACAAGAAGAACGCCGGCGCGCTCGGCGAGAAGGTTTTGGAAGCCGCTCAAGGCCTCTAACGCCAACCACTTGGAGGCCGGCGGAGCGGTCTGACCACCGCGCCGCCGGCCCTCGTCTATCCAACGAGAATACTATGGGGGCCCGGCACGGTGGTGGCTTTGCTTGACCGCGTGAACGACTGGCTGGGAAAGCTGAGCGCATGGCTCTTCTTCCTGACCGGGGCGATGATCACCTACGACGTGGCGGGGCGCTACTTCTTCAACGCGCCGACCATCTGGGCCTCTGAGCTCTCCCTGCTGGCCATGATCTGGGGCACCTTCCTGGGCATGGCGACCCTGCTGCGCCATCGCCAGCACATCCGCATCACCATGCTGACCAATCTGATGGGCGCGCGGGGCAAGGCCCTGGCCGATTCCCTCTCGCTGCTGGTGATCGCCATCTTCTCGGGCGTGGCGACCTGGTACGGCTTCGGCATCATGCTCGACTCGCTGGAGCGCGGAC encodes the following:
- a CDS encoding thiamine phosphate synthase, whose product is MSSRLYLATPLALARGSLLLEDFRPRYEAALAGGDVAAVLLQTTGREDSDNVLSALIDSLIPAAQEAGAAFLLEGYPELVGRTGSDGAQIPAGKTSLRQARDLMPEGSILGAACGQSRHEAMVAGELGCDYVAFGRAGGEPHPADPELLAWWQEMMLIPAVAQGAQSLSEAEALAEVGADFILLDGAIWDDVEGPAAAVAWFERQLGS
- the dctP gene encoding TRAP transporter substrate-binding protein DctP; the protein is MKRFFATALAAVFVVVAAGAVQAAETTLRITLQLPLKSHLGQNLLLFKEEVEKNSGGDIEVQIYDSAQLYKDKEVPQAVGSGAIEMGVASLTRFVGDIPAVDIFYVPFLFNTEEKVRAAVAPGSPVRGPLDEAILETGSRVLWWQAYGGAIMLSNGGGLMTPADIKDKKVRVFGKTLGEFVEAVGGVPTLISGSEQYLAYQRGTVDIGMTGVSGVKSRSLNEVMDTITLTNHADIEFIVLVNEDFWQALPEGQREIITAAALKAEMDVRDRVTEIEADAIAYAKENGMSVVELTPEQVEAWKAGSQPVLENYKKNAGALGEKVLEAAQGL
- a CDS encoding TRAP transporter small permease — translated: MVALLDRVNDWLGKLSAWLFFLTGAMITYDVAGRYFFNAPTIWASELSLLAMIWGTFLGMATLLRHRQHIRITMLTNLMGARGKALADSLSLLVIAIFSGVATWYGFGIMLDSLERGRTAGTLLNLPNWWTEAVIPLGFGMLMLQCLGELAKLATGRGPQSGVEQGTGESL